The genomic interval AAAATCTCTTAGACGATATTTCACTAATCTCAACTTTAcatgagaaggggagagactTTTCATCGAAGAACAGTAGTATGGACGATGTGAATTTCCTTACTCCATCCACCATACCCGTCAGTTGAAATGCACCAATCACTTCACCGACTTcctcggcagggtagcctagtggttagagctttggactagtaaccggaaaggttgcaaaaacgaatctccgagctgacaaggtaaaaatctgtcgttctgcccctgaacaaggcagttaacccactgttcctaggcagtcattgaaaataagaatttgttcttaactgacttgcctggttaaataaaaatatataatctgcaTACGCCACCCTAGAGATAACCCTCCTTGACCGGCGCCCTGCTTTGGAAATCTGTGAACATTACATTCCAATGTCTTTTTGAGGCGCAAAGCTCCTTCTGCCCCAGTGGACACATCCAAAACATATacatatatctatctctctcaacGGGGTGATTCACATAGGAAATGTACAAGTATAAAATGCATTAATAATATTAGGTGTGGTACCAAGACTGAACGTAACTCAATGATTTTAATGAACCAATGTTTCTGTACACAGTGaatttggagggggggggggtgttaataTTTAAACAATTAAAACCAAATTCAGAATCTGTAGAACTGGATTCAAGCACAGATGTGGGAAAAGAGGTCACTGGAATGCAGGACGCTGTGACGGCGTCGTTGGCTCACATTCAACAAGTCTGATCCAACCAAGTGGATGTATTCGTCCAATCCGTTGTGTGATTTATGTGATGTAAAAGGCCCACAAAGTGGTTTCGAAATATTTGTCTGTTTCCTCTGCATGACACATTTTTGAAGTTGTCCCTTTCCCTGTTGAGAAGAAGTAACTGCTAAACGCTAACATCCTGCTCTTATGAGCTTGTAGCATCAACGATCTGTGTTTGTCAAAGTCCTTTTGTTACCATAAAGCAGTTGATTTGGTGATGATGACATGAACATGTGTTAGggggttgacatccatacaagcattATACTCTGATTCTTACCTCAACATATAGTGAGGGGACCATGAGGAGATTCGGGATCTTTCCCCCCATGGCATCTTTCTCCCACCTGTGTCCATGGCATTTCTATTGTTTTGGTTGAgttccattgacctctttaccgcacacacacacacacacacacacacacacacacacacacacacacacacacacacacacacacacacacacacacacacacacacacatagaatagATAGGTGTCATAATGCCTAGTGCTAGAGGAGTCCAGCAGCGGAACTTTGGACTTTTCTGAGTTTATGGAAGGTTCTGGAACTGATCCTGGTGAGAGAAATGGATCTGGAACTTGGTGCTGTTCAGATTTATTTGAGGGTTCTGGAACTGATCCTGGGGAGGCCGATGGATCTGGAACTTTGTGCTGTTCAGATGTATTTGAGGGTTCTGGAACTGATCCTGGGGAGGCCGATGGATCTGGAACTTTGTGCTGTTCAGATGTATTTGAGGGTTCTGGAACTGATCCTGGGGAGGCAGATCTTTACACACTTCACCTGTTGCGTGTGATTTCTGGTGCACTTTCAATGTTCCTGTTCTAGCAAAGCTCTTTCCACATTCTCCACAGATGtacggcttctctcctgtgtgtgttcgcaTGTGATCTTTCAGGTGTTGCGAATGAGCGAATTTCTTCTCACACTGATCGCAGATatgaggtttctctccagtgtgcatTCGCAGGTGTGCTTTGAGTTGTTGCGAATGAGCGAATCTCTTCTCACACTGATCACAGACAAacggcttctctccagtgtgtgttctcaTGTGGGATTTCAGGTGTTGTGGTTGAGTGAATTTCCtctcacactgatcacagctaaatggcttctctcctgtgtgcgtTCGCAGGTGTTCTTTCAGGTGTTGCGAATGACCAAatttcttcccacattgatcacagccgtaaggtttctctccagtgtgcatTCTCTGGTGAACTTTCAACCTGCCTGATTCACGGAAGCTCTTCCCACACCGGTCACAGCAGTACGGTTTCTCTCCTGTATGAGTCAGCTTATGTTTAATCAGGGTTCCTGACAGAGCAAAACTTTTCCCACATAGATCACAgctgtaaggcttctctcctgtgtgtgtcctccgaTGGTTAGCCAGGGTATGTGATTCAAAGAAACTCTTCCCACAATCCGCGCAgctgtaaggcttctctccagcaTGTTGTTTTCGCTTGTGCTTTGCCAGGGATCCCGGATTGACAAAGCTCTGTCCACACTGATCACAGACAtacggtttctctcctgtgtgcgaACGACGGTGGCTGGCCAGTAGGCCTGACTGAgaaaagctcttcccacacttctcacagctgtagggtttctctccagtgtgtgttcgcTGGTGTCGGTTCAGATTGAAGGCTACGTTAAAAGTCTTCCCACATACATCACAGCTATGCGGTTTCTCTCCGGTGTGTGTTCTCAGATGAGTTGCCAGGCTTCCTGACTGTGTGAATGTCTTCCCACACTGACTACAacagtaaggcttctctccagtgtgtgttcgcTGAGTCACTTCCGACTGTCGAGGCTTCCCAGCTTCACGGCAGTCTGCAGCGTCCCCATCACCATCAGACTGGCTGGGACTCGAGGACACGCTGCTTGATGCACTGGAGCTCACGGTTACATGTCTACCATCCTCCTGTATACCTCTGATGTCCTCTTTCAGTCGGAGTAACCAAGACTTTGAATCCTCATTTTCCCAGATTTCCTCCATGATTTGACGCCGCAGCGTGCGTTCACTGTTTTCTTTACCTTTGAACCGATCCTCAGAGCCTATTCCACAACGAACGCACAGGTAACATAAGTTGTCCTTGGTTAGAGTGTATAAACTCTGttccagtccatccaacagcttGTCCCTCTTTAGactcatgttgtcctgctgatgggAACAACAACAATGCAGTCAATGGCAAGacagcaggaagtccatacactttagatgacctgtagaagaagaagagagcaggaagtccatacactttagatgacctgtagtagaagaagagagcaggaagtccatacactttagatgacctgtagtagaagaagagagcaggaaatccatacactttagatgacctgtagtagaagaagagagcaggaagtccatacacttttgatgacctgtagtagaagaagacagcaggaagtccatacactttagatgacctgtagtagaagaagacagcaggaagtccatacactttagatgacctgtagtagaagacagcaggaagtccatacactttagatgacctgtagtagaagacagcaggaagtccaaacactttagatgacctgtagtAGAAGGATAGTGTCAAAATATATATACATCCAATACTTTGATGTTTACTGATCACATGTTACCGATTGAATATTTCCATGGCATTTCAACCTTTGATGTGAAACCGACATGCTGTTGTAATATCAATGAATGCTTTATGTATATTGTAGGTTTATATAACGTTTATATTTAGAGGCTATTATTCTCAACACTTTACCCCGTAaacgggttgaaaatggcagattaggtcactgataagggaattacattggaacacagtggctgtacagtaacattctacacatgatgtcagagctcagaGCTGTATGAGATTCAACTGATAGATGCTCAAATTAGGTCACTGATAAGGGGACTACATTGGaacacagtggctgtacagtaacattctacacatgatgtcagagctcagaGCTGTATGAGAGTCAACTGATAGATGCTCTTAAAACGtgagcaccacacacacacacacaacaagatCTCACCCCCATCCCTCCTGCTAATTGGGACTTCTGTGCATTGTGTCGTCTGAGTAAGAGAGGACTCTATGTGTTCTGAGTTAAGGATTAGAATAAATTCCGCTCTGATGTCATTCATATAAGCATCTtggagatgcagggtggagatggagatgcagggtggagatggagatgcagggtggagatggagatgcagggtggagatggagatgcagggtggagatggagatgcagggtggagatggagatgcagggtggagatggagatgcagggtggagatggagatgcagggtggagatggagatgcagggtggagatggagatgcagggtggagatggagatgcagggtggagatggagatgcagggtggagatggagatgcagggtggagatggagatgcagggtggagatggagatgcagggtggagatggagatgcagggtggagatggagatgcagggtggagatggagatgcagggtggagatggagatgcagggtggagatggagatgcagggtggagatggagatgcagggtggagatggagatgcagggtggagatggagatgcagggtggagatggagatgcagggtggagatggagatgcagggCTGGGTtccaaaccccccaaaaatctacaAGTGCTTGCTTCAGTTCATCAATGGCAAAGCTAggagagttttttttttaaataattaaacACCTTAAAGATGATGGCTCTTTCACTGTGTCAAAGTGCAATGAGATGACTTAGTATCAGAGCACACATTgaagaggtgtgtggccacttggagacaccagttagtcctcttaCTGAAACCCTTGTCATTTCGGGGGTCTTAGTTGCACCTACCCAAGCCCTTGATCCTGACTCTGTTGCATTACACATAAGAGTAATTGGATGAAGGCATCTTCTGTACAGGGAGTTTTGTTAATAGCCCCGATGCTTGGTCTGAACATTAACACACAACACGTGCGGTAAGGtttggaagcataaggaccttatctttcatatcagaGAGAACtcttttttacaaaaaaaaaaaaaggttaaattgaTCCATCCTAATTATGTTTCTGAATGTCTCCAGTGTATTTTAGGATGTTATAAAGAGAGGACCATAGATGTTATTTATAtaatactatctactgtattctgTGAAGCTATGTTGTAATCATATATTCTAATATTTAAAAAGTTGTTTGTGGAGGGAACCATTTTAAGGGAACGCATCTCATTTCGTGACGTAATTCATCAAATCGTCTCTAGAACATTACTATATCATACatgtataataataattttaaaaaacgttAACCTTGATTGAATAAGACACAAATAAACCTTCCACTATTCTATAAAGACCCGTCCAGTAAAGTCACATAAATTAACCGCACATATTCTTTGAGTTGGCCTATTTAGCTTACAGTTAGCTAACGATAGCATGCTAACTCACCAGCGGTAAAAGGACAAATCCAAAGTTTCCACGGGATGACCGTTACTTTCGTTGACGTTGAGATTGAATTGTCGTTGCTCTGAGGTCAGTTTTGTCGATGTACTTTTTAGATTTTTAGATCGAGTGTATAAAGTATGCCAAGCACAGAATATTTGGTGAAGAATCGCCAGAGTAGGCCGGAATCGAAATGACTTCCGCTTTCCTATGGCCACTTCTTCTTCTATGATATAATGGCGGTCCGCAAACCAACGTTAAAGGTGCATtccgccacctactgtgctggagtGGGTGGTCAATCACGGTTTACTACATCTCTAAATCTCTAAATCCTCCTACCTAACTCATTATTTCTGAGAAAATAAAAAAAGAGCCTACTAACTTCTAACAGACCCTCTCCCATCCTCAAAATACCTTCCAACCTCAATGACCCTATACTTCAATCTGTCCCTCTCTTAAAACACACTTACAACAATATAACAACACCTAATCCATCGTTTCATCGGCCATACACTCGAGACACAAGCCATTCACATGCTTGCCAAACAGATGTAATGACGAGTTCAATGTACAATGTCCAAAGCGCAATTGAGCAAAAACCACGTCTTCCTTTGCATCTTGGTCCACTACCTTTCTGTAGAGGGCATATAAACACCGGCCCTTGGGGCTCAGAGTCCCATCTCTTCTGCCACACATCTATCAGAATGGCTCTGATCTTACATTTGGCCTCATCTCTACCCAGTGGAACATTAATATCAATGACATCTCATTTCAAAACTCTTTTGGCTAACTGGTCTACAATGTAATTTCCTTCCACACCccgggggcggcagggtagcctagtggttagagcgttggactaataattGGAAGGTGGCAAGTTCAAaccactgagctgacaaggtacaaatc from Oncorhynchus gorbuscha isolate QuinsamMale2020 ecotype Even-year unplaced genomic scaffold, OgorEven_v1.0 Un_scaffold_1718, whole genome shotgun sequence carries:
- the LOC124023917 gene encoding zinc finger protein 883-like: MSLKRDKLLDGLEQSLYTLTKDNLCYLCVRCGIGSEDRFKGKENSERTLRRQIMEEIWENEDSKSWLLRLKEDIRGIQEDGRHVTVSSSASSSVSSSPSQSDGDGDAADCREAGKPRQSEVTQRTHTGEKPYCCSQCGKTFTQSGSLATHLRTHTGEKPHSCDVCGKTFNVAFNLNRHQRTHTGEKPYSCEKCGKSFSQSGLLASHRRSHTGEKPYVCDQCGQSFVNPGSLAKHKRKQHAGEKPYSCADCGKSFFESHTLANHRRTHTGEKPYSCDLCGKSFALSGTLIKHKLTHTGEKPYCCDRCGKSFRESGRLKVHQRMHTGEKPYGCDQCGKKFGHSQHLKEHLRTHTGEKPFSCDQCERKFTQPQHLKSHMRTHTGEKPFVCDQCEKRFAHSQQLKAHLRMHTGEKPHICDQCEKKFAHSQHLKDHMRTHTGEKPYICGECGKSFARTGTLKVHQKSHATGEVCKDLPPQDQFQNPQIHLNSTKFQIHRPPQDQFQNPQIHLNSTKFQIHRPPQDQFQNPQINLNSTKFQIHFSHQDQFQNLP